The following are encoded in a window of Narcine bancroftii isolate sNarBan1 chromosome 2, sNarBan1.hap1, whole genome shotgun sequence genomic DNA:
- the plekhf2 gene encoding pleckstrin homology domain-containing family F member 2 isoform X2: MVDRLANSEANARRIGMVESCFGAAGQPLTIPGRVLIGEGVLTKLCRKKPKARQFFLFNDILVYGNIVIQKKRYNKQHIIPLENVTIDSVEDDGDLRNGWLIKTPTKSFAVYAATATEKSEWMNHINKCVTDLLSKSGKVPSNEHAAVWVPDSEANICMRCQKVKFTPVSRRHHCRKCGFVVCGPCSEKRFLLPSQSSKPVRVCSFCFDLLSTGQLSATLPNRSEFYRGSLQSPRNLSDEDDDEDSSD, translated from the coding sequence ATGGTGGATCGCTTAGCAAACAGTGAGGCAAATGCTCGACGTATTGGCATGGTTGAAAGCTGTTTTGGAGCAGCTGGGCAACCCCTGACCATACCAGGTCGGGTACTCATTGGTGAGGGAGTTCTTACAAAACTTTGTCGAAAAAAGCCAAAAGCCAGGCAGTTTTTCTTGTTCAATGACATCCTTGTGTATGGTAATATTGTCATccaaaagaagaggtacaacaAACAGCATATAATTCCTTTGGAGAACGTTACAATTGATTCAGTTGAAGATGATGGTGACCTGCGTAATGGCTGGCTCATTAAGACTCCAACAAAATCCTTTGCTGTTTATGCTGCTACAGCTACTGAGAAATCGGAGTGGATGAATCATATTAACAAATGCGTTACTGATTTGCTGTCAAAAAGTGGAAAAGTACCCAGTAATGAGCATGCTGCAGTCTGGGTGCCTGATTCGGAGGCAAATATATGTATGCGTTGTCAGAAAGTCAAATTTACACCAGTCAGCCGACGACATCACTGCCGCAAATGTGGATTTGTTGTGTGCGGGCCTTGTTCAGAAAAAAGATTCCTCCTCCCGAGCCAATCTTCCAAACCAGTACGTGTGTGCTCTTTCTGCTTTGATCTGCTTTCTACTGGACAACTGTCTGCAACTCTTCCAAATCGCTCTGAGTTTTACCGTGGCTCCCTTCAATCCCCTAGAAATTTAtctgatgaagacgatgatgaggACAGCAGTGACTAG
- the plekhf2 gene encoding pleckstrin homology domain-containing family F member 2 isoform X1 — translation MAENKMVDRLANSEANARRIGMVESCFGAAGQPLTIPGRVLIGEGVLTKLCRKKPKARQFFLFNDILVYGNIVIQKKRYNKQHIIPLENVTIDSVEDDGDLRNGWLIKTPTKSFAVYAATATEKSEWMNHINKCVTDLLSKSGKVPSNEHAAVWVPDSEANICMRCQKVKFTPVSRRHHCRKCGFVVCGPCSEKRFLLPSQSSKPVRVCSFCFDLLSTGQLSATLPNRSEFYRGSLQSPRNLSDEDDDEDSSD, via the exons ATGGCAG AAAATAAAATGGTGGATCGCTTAGCAAACAGTGAGGCAAATGCTCGACGTATTGGCATGGTTGAAAGCTGTTTTGGAGCAGCTGGGCAACCCCTGACCATACCAGGTCGGGTACTCATTGGTGAGGGAGTTCTTACAAAACTTTGTCGAAAAAAGCCAAAAGCCAGGCAGTTTTTCTTGTTCAATGACATCCTTGTGTATGGTAATATTGTCATccaaaagaagaggtacaacaAACAGCATATAATTCCTTTGGAGAACGTTACAATTGATTCAGTTGAAGATGATGGTGACCTGCGTAATGGCTGGCTCATTAAGACTCCAACAAAATCCTTTGCTGTTTATGCTGCTACAGCTACTGAGAAATCGGAGTGGATGAATCATATTAACAAATGCGTTACTGATTTGCTGTCAAAAAGTGGAAAAGTACCCAGTAATGAGCATGCTGCAGTCTGGGTGCCTGATTCGGAGGCAAATATATGTATGCGTTGTCAGAAAGTCAAATTTACACCAGTCAGCCGACGACATCACTGCCGCAAATGTGGATTTGTTGTGTGCGGGCCTTGTTCAGAAAAAAGATTCCTCCTCCCGAGCCAATCTTCCAAACCAGTACGTGTGTGCTCTTTCTGCTTTGATCTGCTTTCTACTGGACAACTGTCTGCAACTCTTCCAAATCGCTCTGAGTTTTACCGTGGCTCCCTTCAATCCCCTAGAAATTTAtctgatgaagacgatgatgaggACAGCAGTGACTAG